In the Malassezia vespertilionis chromosome 1, complete sequence genome, one interval contains:
- the CRN1 gene encoding Coronin-like protein crn1 (COG:Z; EggNog:ENOG503NUSH; BUSCO:EOG092627F1; TransMembrane:1 (i266-284o)) — protein sequence MSGVAPMQALTESAQKGKAKTVKHTPNVKRKQHSRSKPGKREQVTFDEDARKEYLTGFQKRKQQRRKVAHEQAQLKIRDELRKSRMAAVEMRKKQAAENVRAEKLALGIASDEENEEQEPLQEEHDFENEERRAHVTVQEFDLDTDWSAPLPKIPSLPPSSRRVAKKEQSVRTSLKRAEKPRINASKLSGSLTGILEPDVAEAARADKLFKDDPVLAMPTHKKRPFSYSTAAERAQERFKQGKRNHLAAEARREENRKRVKGDTTLTIIANVLGSSAMVLIVAYRNHTPFHPETGPASGYMLRNYAVHVYGTPNKKEECHDNVKSWDTNLLKANDKFLSLNWQAAGGGAFALIPQTQRGKLPELLPLCRGHTSTVLDTDFSPFDDTFIASGGDDANISLWNVTPEVVFERMEAAKDGNLDELKPMATFQGGRRRVGHVLFHPTASNVLAAATGDPMIKLFDVETQKCRVELTGFTDAIQSMSFDATGSTIAATCRDRKLRLFDTRAPQSVQTVDSHGGIKGARVVWCGDRPRLITTGFSKLSERQMFLWDVADLSKPIKTEVLDNSNGIIMPFWTDNNVIFLAGKGDGNIRYYELENDELHYLSEYKSVDPQTGMAMLPRRDLNVDENEIARVYKVTNSMIQPVSFYVPRKSDSFQADIFPPALSSKPAMTAVEFFDEKKTIPPNMLNFDDRSITEGASGVAAAFGAASASEGKKDEQMQKSTGATDQMADEANAKADEEAEGKSDKEAKAKAAKEVRERAQRAEKEAREKAQHAEKKAREKAGQAAEQARVCVGSLSKGVKDSADKDAEEAISTAEKAAEDANARADKAAKAANARANKAVAMPTADAPNATEDLKAQLAERDTRIRELEMELTKLRTNQQRFRDIVLNSE from the exons ATGAGCGGCGTAGCGCCAATGCAGGCGTTGACCGAATCGGCACAGAAGGGCAAAGCAAAAACAGTAAAGCATACACCGAATGTTAAAAGGAAGCAACATTCTCGTAGTAAGCCGGGGAAACGCGAACAAGTTACATTTGACGAAGACGCACGCAAAGAATATCTGACTGGTTTCCAGAaacgcaagcagcagcgcaggaaGGTTGCACATGAACAGGCCCAATTGAAAATCCGCGATGAACTTCGCAAAAGCCGTATGGCCGCAGTAGAAatgcgcaaaaagcagGCAGCCGAGAACGTGCGTGCAGAAAAGCTGGCATTGGGTATAGCATCGGACGAGGAAAACGAAGAGCAGGAGCCTTTACAAGAAGAACATGATTTTGAGAATGAGGAGCGCCGAGCACATGTAACTGTGCAAGAATTTGATCTAGATACCGattggagcgcgccgctgccaaAAATACCGTCGCTGCCGCCCTCCTCCCGTCGAGTCGCGAAAAAAGAGCAGTCGGTGAGGACATCATTGAAGCGTGCTGAAAAGCCGCGCATCAATGCATCAAAACTGTCAGGGAGTCTGACCGGGATCCTTGAGCCTGACGTGGCAGAAGCTGCGAGAGCGGACAAGTTATTTAAAGATGACCCAGTACTTGCCATGCCCACGCACAAGAAGCGCCCGTTTTCATATTCAACAGCtgcagagcgtgcgcaggAGCGATTCAAGCAGGGCAAACGCAACCACCTTGCGGCTGAGGCACGTCGTGAAGAGAATCGCAAACGTGTGAAAGGCG ACACTACACTTACTATCATTGCGAACGTGCTTGGAAGCAGTGCCATGGTGCTTATTGTGGCTTACCGT AACCACACACCCTTCCACCCCGAGACAGGACCGGCGAGCGGTTATATGTTGCGGAATTATGCCGT TCATGTGTATGGAACCCCGAACAAGAAGGAGGAGTGCCACGATAATGTCAAG TCTTGGGATACGAATCTGCTAAAAGCGAACGACAAATTTTTGTCGCTCAACTGGCAGGCCGCGGGCGGTGGTGCTTTTGCACTAATTCCGCAGACGCAACGCGGGAAACTCCCGGAGCTGCTTCCACTTTGCCGGGGACATACGTCTACCGTCCTTGACACAGACTTTAGTCCATTTGATGATACATTCATTGCCAGTGGTGGTGACGATGCAAACATCTCATTGTGGAATGTGACTCCAGAGGTTGTATTTGAGCGTATGGAAGCGGCCAAAGACGGCAATTTGGACGAGCTCAAGCCGATGGCCACATTCCAAGGCGGTCGTCGTCGTGTTGGACATGTGCTCTTTCATCCAACTGCTTCGAATGTGTTAGCAGCGGCAACAGGAGATCCAATGATTAAGCTCTTCGACGTTGAGACACAGAAATGCCGCGTCGAACTCACTGGATTTACTGACGCGATCCAGTCTATGTCATTCGACGCTACAGGATCCACTATTGCAGCAACCTGCCGTGACCGCAAGTTGCGCCTTTTTGACACGCGTGCACCACAGAGTGTCCAAACAGTGGACTCGCACGGTGGTATTAAAGGCGCTCGTGTGGTGTGGTGTGGCGACCGCCCTCGTCTCATTACGACCGGCTTCAGCAAGCTATCGGAGCGCCAAATGTTCCTATGGGATGTAGCCGACTTGTCAAAGCCGATCAAAACCGAGGTGCTTGACAACAGCAATGGTATTATCATGCCGTTCTGGACAGATAATAACGTGATTTTCCTTGCAGGAAAAGGCGATGGAAATATTCGCTATTACGAACTGGAGAATGACGAACTTCACTACTTGTCCGAATACAAGTCCGTGGATCCGCAAACTGGTATGGCAATGCTTCCTCGGCGTGACCTCAACGTGGACGAGAACGAAATTGCGCGTGTGTACAAAGTGACAAACTCTATGATCCAGCCAGTCTCGTTCTATGTTCCACGAAAATCTGATTCCTTCCAAGCAGATATATTCCCTCCTGCATTGTCTTCAAAGCCAGCCATGACTGCAGTAGAGTTCTTTGATGAAAAGAAGACTATACCGCCCAACATGCTCAATTTTGACGACAGGTCGATTACTGAGGGTGCATCAGGTGTTGCTGCTGCCTTTGGCGCTGCTTCAGCTAGTGAGGGAAAAAAGGATGAGCAGATGCAAAAAAGCACGGGCGCAACCGACCAAATGGCCGACGAAGCAAACGCAAAGGCCGACGAGGAGGCCGAGGGGAAAAGCGACAAGGAGGCAAAGGCAAAGGCTGCTAAGGAGGTCAGGGAACGAGCCCAGCGAGCCGAAAAGGAGGCCAGGGAAAAGGCCCAACATGCAGAGAAGAAAGCCAGAGAAAAGGCTGGCCAGGCCGCAGAGCAGGCCAGAGTGTGTGTGGGCAGTTTGTCCAAAGGTGTAAAAGACTCCGCGGATAAGGATGCAGAGGAGGCTATATCCACTGCTGAAAAGGCTGCAGAGGATGCCAATGCAAGGGCTGACAAAGCTGCAAAAGCCGCCAATGCCCGCGCCAACAAGGCGGTGGCTATGCCTACAGCCGACGCACCAAACGCTACAGAAGATTTGAAAGCTCAACTTGCGGAGCGGGATACCCGTATTCGCGAGCTTGAGATGGAACTCACCAA GTTGCGCACCAACCAACAGCGTTTCCGCGACATTGTCCTCAACAGCGAGTAG
- the DPH5 gene encoding diphthine methyl ester synthase (BUSCO:EOG09263JW5; EggNog:ENOG503NW84; COG:J), with product MVLYLIGLGLADEEDITLKGLRAVQSCDKVYLESYTSILLVDDFKAHMELLYGKNITPAHRETVELEADDILSAAYHGNVAFLVVGDPLSATTHADLILRAKNFHIPGASSPSPVPVQIIHNASITTAIGSSGLAGYNFGQTVSIPFWTEEWRPDSWLGRIGENMGLGLHTLCLSDIKVREQSIEDMSRYVSIAHTYSRGIIRYQPPRYMLIPQLIRQLIAAANEHRVDYLDPERTLAVALCRMGAKTRTEAGRTRKGELIVAGTLAELLSYTEPTAAQKEQDEKEDEEYEEENPTVSEKEMDERREARTIQRAIEFWGEPLHSLVLVGRQLHPMEVAYGESLVREGSRWKQVAIEVYGSRE from the exons ATGGTACTATATCTCATTGGGTTGGGTCTCGCCGATGAGGAAGACATAACGTTGAAAGGACTACGGGCTGTACAGTCATGCGATAAGGTGTATCTGGAGTCATACACCAGCATTTTGCTAGTGGACGATTTCAAAGCGCATATG GAATTGTTGTACGGAAAAAATATCACGCCTGCCCACCGTGAAACAGTGGAACTAGAAGCGGATGATATTTTGAGTGCAGCATACCACGGAAATGTCGCATTTCTTGTGGTTGGAGACCCGCTTTCTGCAACGACGCATGCCGACTTGATCCTGCGGGCCAAGAATTTCCACATAcccggcgcatcgtctcCCTCTCCTGTACCCGTACAGATTATTCACAATGCTAGCATTACCACGGCTATTGGCTCTAGCGGCTTGGCAGGCTACAATTTTGGACAAACTGTGAGCATTCCGTTTTGGACAGAGGAATGGCGACCAGATAGTTGGCTTGGACGGATTGGTGAGAACATGGGCCTAGGGCTGCATACCCTGTGTCTCAGCGATATCAAGGTGCGCGAACAAAGTATTGAGGACATGAGTCGGTACGTATCTATCGCACATACTTACAGCAGGGGTATCATTCGGTATCAGCCGCCGCGGTACATGTTAATTCCGCAGCTTATTCGCCAGCTGATTGCCGCCGCGAACGAACACAGAGTCGATTATTTAGACCCAGAGCGGACACTAGCCGTTGCGTTGTGCCGCATGGGCGCAAAAACGCGCACAGAAGCAGGTCGAACACGGAAAGGCGAACTTATTGTCGCAGGCACACTTGCAGAGCTCCTCTCTTACACGGAGCCGACCGCGGCACAAAAAGAGCAAGATGAAAAAGAAGACGAGGAGTATGAAGAGGAGAACCCCACGGTTAGCGAGAAGGAAATGGACGAGCGCCGTGAAGCGCGCACCATACAGCGCGCAATCGAGTTTTGGGGCGAGCCGTTGCATTCGCTTGTGCTTGTTGGGCGTCAACTGCATCCCATGGAGGTAGCGTACGGTGAAtcgctcgtgcgcgaaggAAGCCGGTGGAAGCAGGTGGCGATAGAGGTATACGGAAGTCGCGAATAG
- a CDS encoding uncharacterized protein (COG:A; EggNog:ENOG503NUN1) — protein MATQRLRRKLDRDGVPEHVNLGENFVSIGTPLPALNANRKDKNEFKPVWQQEVYDSKGRRRFHGAFTGGFSAGYFNTVGSKEGWTPSTFHSSRSSRAGKVERRPEDYMDEDDLAELDQASTLRAKEGYTDDAKQHTDPMLGMIAPAKSQTSASPSSMGVMLLQRMGWKQGQGIGPLLTYKGREKLNALLQSLHLAPAHVQLMDVPVEAHNHKFPPPDTQLIKLPDNRDHRGLGALVGHGSSELQGVLAKFHSTKRPERTIGMSGMDSDDEDHVYGAPDRIEDSVLGRHEQMQIGGGTVPDKDMSIENYEHAFLTRKSISDATWHDGRPLPKGDTAKHARYKTYLHANMNQTLYKPDMSVHPTELLLQTELDEFFEMASRYRPIQGEMASRFTTSVAMESDPNLEGGLYIPSKNTQPPTIPKVPELKPEPDVKKDLTSAQQAAQKGEFGPLTRSLEPFHPPRLLCKRFGVPNPYPNDDTPQDDIAKAMDRFGQTYTTNDEDAFTFIHSEAAERADEDALQHVRPTLNLFKAVFESDEEEVVPSAPKRKSEKTRVKKKTKNYKMGPLTFNMDEDEATM, from the exons ATGGCTACGCAACGTCTtcggcgcaagctggaTCGCGATGGTGTGCCTGAGCATGTAAATCTAGGAGAGAATTTTGTATCCATTGGCACACCTCTTCCAGCACTGAATGCAAACCGCAAAGACAAGAACGAATTCAAACCTGTCTGGCAGCAAGAAGTATATGACAGCAAAGGTCGACGTCGGTTTCACGGTGCATTCACTGGTGGATTCTCCGCAGGGTACTTTAACACTGTAGGATCTAAGGAGGGATGGACACCGTCCACGTTTCACTCCTCACGCTCATCGCGTGCGGGAAAAGTTGAGCGCCGTCCAGAGGATTATATGGATGAAGATGATCTTGCGGAGTTGGATCAAGCATccacattgcgcgccaaagagGGGTATACTGATGATGCGAAGCAGCACACGGACCCGATGCTTGGCATGATTGCACCTGCAAAATCACAAACTTCAGCAAGCCCGTCATCTATGGGAGTGATGTtactgcagcgcatgggTTGGAAACAAGGACAAGGTATCGGGCCGCTTCTTACGTACAAAGGCAGAGAGAAACTGAATGCATTACTGCAATCTCTGCACTTAGCACCGGCGCATGTTCAATTAATGGACGTGCCTGTCGAGGCACATAACCACAAATTTCCTCCTCCAGACACACAGCTAATTAAGCTGCCAGATAATCGAGATCACCGCGGGCTAGGGGCATTGGTTGGGCATGGAAGCAGTGAATTGCAAGGTGTACTGGCAAAGTTTCACAGCACAAAGCGTCCCGAACGCACAATTGGCATGTCAGGCATGGACTCTGACGATGAGGACCACGTCTACGGTGCACCAGACCGGATTGAGGACTCTGTTCTTGGGCGGCACGAGCAGATGCAGATTGGTGGTGGCACCGTACCAGACAAAGATATGAGCATTGAGAATTATGAGCATGCTTTTCTCACACGAAAGTCCATTTCTGATGCTACTTGGCACGATGGTCGGCCCTTGCCGAAGGG AGATACGGCCAAGCATGCGCGGTACAAAACGTACCTTCACGCCAACATGAATCAAACGCTGTACAAACCAGACATGTCGGTGCATCCAACTGAGCTTCTTTTGCAAACGGAATTGGACGAGTTTTTTGAAATGGCTTCGCGATATCGCCCGATACAAGGCGAGATGGCGAGCCGGTTTACCACCAGTGTTGCAATGGAAAGCGATCCCAATCTGGAGGGAGGTCTATACATTCCCAGTAAAAATACCCAACCTCCTACTATTCCAAAAGTGCCAGAGCTGAAGCCAGAGCCAGACGTAAAAAAGGACTTAACTTCTGCAcagcaagctgctcaaaAGGGCGAATTTGGTCCTCTTACACGCTCGTTAGAGCCGTTTCATCCCCCACGACTCTTGTGCAAACGGTTTGGCGTCCCCAATCCGTATCCAAACGACGATACACCGCAAGATGATATTGCGAAAGCAATGGACCGCTTTGGCCAGACGTATACAACCAATGACGAAGACGCATTTACTTTTATACATTCAGAGGCAGCAGAGCGTGCAGACGAAGATGCACTGCAACATGTGCGACCAACGTTGAATTTGTTCAAAGCAGTGTTTGAGTCGGATGAGGAGGAGGTTGTCCCATCTGCACCGAAACGCAAGAGTGAGAAGACCAGGGTCAAGAAAAAGACAAAGAATTATAAGATGGGACCTCTTACATTTAATAtggacgaggacgaagCGACCATGTGA
- a CDS encoding uncharacterized protein (SECRETED:SignalP(1-19)), which produces MFFTKIAVSATALFAVAQAGWITFQNENKQTEGLPCVGAIYGDDNFLVSRFDCGATDWNSSFCGIHCFPFSATTCVGKVPADVNNGTGNGLWYAPHSVQSACQFLGTIDSPSKPYDMAGVNVTSCGYVDWPSNRTWGPTVSVPPFPVTTNGCWNVSDDPKPKFPKRTGHFFDGAQPLNTTWCDDGFAAECGDNKDPICTYSFDNDIRINCQKTNMPKTVKPKED; this is translated from the coding sequence ATGTTCTTCACTAAGATTGCTGTGTCCGCTACCGCTCTTTTTGCCGTTGCTCAAGCCGGCTGGATTACTTTCCAAAACGAAAACAAGCAGACGGAGGGTCTTCCTTGCGTCGGTGCCATCTACGGCGACGACAACTTCCTTGTTTCTCGCTTTGACTGTGGTGCTACCGACTGGAACTCCTCGTTTTGCGGTATTCACTGCTTCCCCTTTTCGGCCACTACATGTGTCGGTAAGGTCCCGGCGGATGTCAACAACGGTACTGGCAACGGTCTCTGGTATGCCCCCCATAGCGTCCAGAGTGCGTGTCAGTTCCTTGGCACCATTGATTCTCCCAGCAAGCCTTACGACATGGCCGGTGTCAATGTCACTTCTTGTGGATACGTTGATTGGCCTTCTAACCGTACGTGGGGCCCTACCGTCAGCGTTCCGCCTTTCCCTGTGACCACCAACGGCTGCTGGAACGTCTCTGACGACCCTAAGCCGAAGTTCCCGAAGCGTACTGGCCACTTCTTTGACGGTGCTCAGCCTCTTAACACCACTTGGTGTGATGATGGCTTTGCTGCGGAGTGTGGTGACAATAAGGACCCGATCTGCACTTACAGCTTTGACAACGACATTAGGATCAACTGCCAGAAGACGAATATGCCTAAAACTGTGAAGCCGAAGGAAGATTGA
- a CDS encoding uncharacterized protein (EggNog:ENOG503PI1G) has product MRKGKSSTREEYNSKGNADENKKPLVKQQLGISGIGDQLRSMLASQGKASGSNAGDNSMIGEAMRDMRVNNTSTAMPGATLFRESTQRSRTPTSLDTEFDAFRQGTTGKVMLGETETSGTANSSFVERAWSETMLPQRYASAPVPVQTDTDKDAAAFFTAFENEGIDLEKPTELEPIAHHPMYVQLVEDWRPPSPSGQPQMMHEQYAMHERLARLQAGIGEEQPYRIAEKVQPPEDDAELHEGVYAPTTEQALASVWDTQATREQRVEKYRENKNTRPVSDLNRYTQVQGQAIVDKLRGWLVREGYTSEVYGLPPLATRIFGEAVLETRTEKDEELRAKAIRRLEALYRHLEAPASHQAPKSKAGDMVMEEWLHSHNNI; this is encoded by the coding sequence ATGCGAAAAGGGAAAAGCAGTACCCGTGAGGAATACAACAGCAAAGGAAATGCGGACGAAAATAAAAAACCTTTGGTGAAGCAGCAATTGGGAATCTCGGGAATTGGCGATCAGCTTCGTTCTATGCTCGCATCGCAAGGAAAAGCATCCGGTAGCAATGCCGGCGACAACAGCATGATCGGcgaagcgatgcgcgacaTGCGAGTCAATAATACTTCGACTGCCATGCCAGGTGCTACTTTGTTTCGTGAAAGCACACAGCGCTCGCGTACTCCTACGTCATTAGATACGGAATTTGACGCTTTTCGCCAAGGTACGACAGGGAAAGTCATGTTAGGTGAGACAGAGACCAGTGGTACGGCAAACTCATCGTTTGTGGAGCGAGCTTGGAGCGAAACTATGCTACCCCAGCGCTATGCATCTGCACCAGTGCCGGTACAGACCGATACAGACAAGGACGCAGCCGCTTTTTTTACCGCTTTCGAAAACGAGGGCATCGACTTGGAAAAACCAACGGAGCTGGAGCCAATAGCACATCACCCCATGTATGTGCAACTTGTTGAGGATTGGCGTCCACCTTCTCCTTCAGGTCAGCCGCAAATGATGCATGAACAGTATGCGATGCATGAACGTCTTGCACGTCTGCAGGCTGGGATCGGTGAAGAGCAGCCCTACCGAATTGCAGAAAAGGTTCAACCGCCGGAAGATGATGCTGAACTTCATGAGGGCGTTTATGCACCCACAACAGAGCAGGCTCTTGCCAGCGTTTGGGACACGCAAGCTACGCGCGAGCAACGCGTCGAAAAGTACCGCGAAAATAAAAATACGCGACCTGTAAGTGATTTAAACAGGTATACCCAAGTGCAAGGTCAAGCAATTGTAGATAAACTGAGGGGCTGGCTTGTTCGCGAGGGCTACACGTCGGAAGTTTACGGTCTTCCGCCCCTTGCGACACGCATTTTTGGAGAAGCGGTCTTGGAGACACGCACGGAGaaggacgaggagctgcgtgcaaaagcAATTCGTCGCTTAGAGGCGCTTTACAGACATTTGGAAGCACCAGCCTCGCACCAAGCTCCAAAATCCAAGGCCGGCGATATGGTTATGGAAGAATGGTTGCATAGTCATAACAATATATAA
- a CDS encoding uncharacterized protein (BUSCO:EOG0926347K; EggNog:ENOG503Q558; COG:S), with product MTESKRIKLDEVKNPVIVTHSGTFHADDALAVSMLRKLPVFAEAELVRTRDMDKIANGTIVVDVGAEYDPARQRYDHHQRGFMETFDDEHTTKLSSAGLIWKHFGEHILAAHLNLGLDNGLVRLFFKKMYDDFVEAIDAIDNGISLYPEVAGPPRYRSRTDLSSRVGHMNPRWNEPFEESDLLVRFRRASQMAGSEFFERVDDMMLAWYPARQIVQEAIEARKSFEGADPQGRIVLFDRIVGWKSHMYELEAEMEISGDEQPLYVIYPDESGKWRVQAVPVSLESFTSRRALPEPWRGIRDEQLSELTEIPGCIFVHQSGFIGGNATKEGALKMARKALA from the coding sequence ATGACTGAATCCAAGCGGATTAAACTGGACGAAGTAAAAAACCCAGTCATTGTGACGCACTCAGGCACATTTCACGCCGACGATGCTTTGGCCGTGAGCATGCTTCGCAAACTGCCCGTTTTTGCGGAAGCGGAGCTTGTAAGGACGCGTGATATGGACAAAATTGCAAACGGAACTATTGTCGTGGATGTCGGCGCCGAGTATGACCCTGCACGCCAACGCTACGATCATCACCAGCGCGGGTTTATGGAAACGTTTGACGACGAACACACTACAAAACTGAGCAGTGCAGGTTTGATTTGGAAGCACTTTGGCGAGCACATTTTAGCTGCTCACTTGAATTTGGGTTTGGATAATGGCCTCGTGCGACTATTTTTTAAGAAAATGTACGATGACTTTGTCGAGGCCATTGACGCTATCGACAATGGCATTTCTCTGTACCCTGAAGTAGCAGGTCCGCCAAGGTAccgctcgcgcacagacTTATCTTCACGCGTTGGACATATGAACCCGCGCTGGAATGAACCTTTCGAAGAGTCCGATCTTTTGGTGCGGttccgccgcgcgtcgcaaatGGCAGGAAGTGAGTTCTTTGAGCGTGTGGACGACATGATGCTGGCGTGGTACCCTGCGCGACAAATTGTGCAAGAGGCTATTGAGGCCCGCAAATCATTTGAGGGCGCAGATCCGCAGGGACGCATAGTGCTTTTTGACAGGATTGTCGGCTGGAAGAGCCACATGTACGAACTCGAAGCGGAGATGGAAATATCCGGTGATGAGCAGCCGCTATATGTGATTTACCCTGACGAGTCTGGGAAATGGCGTGTACAGGCAGTGCCCGTGAGCTTGGAAAGCTTTACTAGTCGACGTGCATTGCCCGAGCCGTGGCGCGGTATTCGGGACGAGCAGCTGAGTGAGCTCACAGAGATTCCTGGCTGTATTTTTGTGCATCAGTCCGGCTTTATTGGCGGGAATGCGACAAAAGAAGGCGCGCTGAAAATGGCTCGGAAGGCGCTTGCGTAA
- the ZPR1 gene encoding nucleolar zinc-finger protein (BUSCO:EOG09262Z0M; COG:J; EggNog:ENOG503NWQE): MSQQGSSEQFFQPIGDHAEAAEDIQPIQEIESLCMRCGEQGITRLLPTYIPYFKEVIVMSFSCSHCGERNSEIQSAGEIQPKGSLYTIHIVSKSDLNRQVVKSEFCTTSIPEVQLQIPARRGQITTVEGIVSDTLRDLEIDQPLRKHMDPDTHAKIEEVCDKLRVIMGERRIDEEDTVLNENEPELKKMRSVGPVSAHHEEADSNEERSFSPFRLVLDDPSGNSFVEYRGSIESSGAQDNRWSKRDYPRSKEQNNLLGLVSDPEAPNKPATAIGGGGVEKELKDEEELMNEEVYNFEGNCSSCNAPSTTKMKKVNIPYFKDIFIMSTNCDNCGFRDNEVKSGSAISEHGRRLTLKVEDKEDLSRDILKSETAGLSVPELDLYLSPGTLGGRFTTLEGLLENVYDELYEKVFMRGDSVDADATNRFERFLGALKRAINGESFPYTLILDDPLANSYIQNPYAPDPDEQVTVENYDRTFDQNEDLGLNDMKVENYGEDGTEELAQVA, encoded by the coding sequence ATGTCGCAGCAAGGTTCGAGCGAGCAGTTCTTTCAGCCTATCGGGGACCATGCTGAAGCGGCTGAGGACATACAGCCCATTCAAGAGATTGAATCACTTTGTATGCGTTGTGGCGAACAAGGCATTACGCGATTGCTTCCCACTTACATTCCCTACTTTAAGGAAGTAATTGTCATGAGCTTTTCGTGTTCTCATTGTGGTGAGCGAAACAGCGAAATTCAAAGCGCTGGTGAAATTCAACCGAAGGGATCGCTGTATACAATCCATATTGTGAGCAAGAGTGATTTGAATCGTCAAGTTGTTAAGTCCGAGTTCTGCACCACGAGCATCCCCGAAGTTCAATTGCAGATCCCCGCTAGACGTGGCCAAATTACAACTGTTGAAGGGATTGTGTCTGACACGCTGCGTGATTTGGAAATCGATCAGCCTTTACGCAAGCACATGGATCCTGACACGCATGCAAAAATTGAAGAAGTGTGCGACAAGCTGCGTGTAATTATGGGAGAGCGTCGCATCGACGAAGAAGACACTGTACTCAATGAAAATGAACCAGAGTTAAAGAAAATGCGCAGTGTGGGACCTGTCAGTGCGCATCACGAGGAAGCCGATAGCAACGAAGAGCGTAGCTTCTCCCCGTTCCGGCTTGTACTTGACGATCCGTCCGGAAACAGTTTTGTGGAGTACAGGGGTAGTATTGAgagcagcggtgcgcaagATAATCGCTGGAGCAAACGTGATTATCCACGTTCAAAAGAACAAAATAACCTTTTAGGGCTTGTCTCGGACCCTGAAGCACCGAATAAACCTGCTACCGCTATCGGCGGGGGTGGCGTAGAAAAGGAGCTGAAAGATGAAGAGGAGCTAATGAATGAGGAGGTTTACAACTTCGAAGGAAACTGCTCCAGCTGCAATGCGCCCAGTACGACAAAAATGAAGAAAGTCAATATTCCTTATTTCAAGGATATATTCATTATGTCAACCAACTGCGATAACTGTGGATTCCGTGATAATGAGGTCAAATCTGGCTCGGCGATATCCGAGCACGGTCGTCGATTGACGCTTAAGGTTGAGGACAAGGAAGATTTGTCGCGCGATATCCTCAAGTCTGAGACTGCTGGACTATCTGTTCCCGAGTTGGACCTGTACCTTTCTCCAGGTACACTGGGGGGTCGCTTTACGACTTTGGAAGGCCTCTTGGAGAACGTATATGACGAACTGTATGAAAAGGTGTTTATGCGCGGCGACTCTGTGGATGCGGATGCGACGAACAGGTTCGAAAGGTTTCTTGGAGCTCTCAAGCGTGCTATCAATGGAGAAAGCTTCCCTTACACGCTTATATTGGATGATCCACTTGCGAACAGCTATATTCAAAACCCCTACGCTCCCGATCCGGACGAGCAGGTCACTGTGGAGAACTATGATCGGACGTTTGATCAGAACGAGGATTTGGGCTTGAACGATATGAAAGTGGAAAACTATGGGGAAGATGGCACGGAGGAGTTGGCGCAAGTAGCCTAA